In Isosphaera pallida ATCC 43644, the sequence TCCTCGAAACGACTCATCGGAAGCGTGGCGACGTAATCGCCGGAACCCATCGCTCCGACCGTCGGGCGGGACGGCACCCGTGCCCAAGCCCGACGTGGGTCGGCCCGCCGGATGGGAAGCCATCCCTCCCTATCCCCACGCGCGGCGAGGCGATCGAAATGGGGCGGGCCACGCGATCCATCACCTTCGTTTTCGACCGAAGACCCGCGCTGCGTTCGATCCTCCCGTCCTGCTTTGGCTCATTCACCCCTTGCAAACAGCCTTTTCGGGTTAGTCCGCATGATCCGCTCAGCCAGACCCAGCGCCCGTTCCTCGCTCCAGCCCCGCCCGCGCACCCAGTCCTCGGCCAGCACCTCGGCCAGCACTCTCTGGAACATGCGGAACTTGGGCAGAATGAATTCAAGTTTGTAGGCATCCGAATAATAACCGACAATCTTGGTTTGCGGGACTGCCTGAAGTTTGGCCCGCAGGTCAGTGGCGATGAAGGCAGGAAGGTTGGAGTACCACCAGTGACCCATTGCCACCACGTTGGGGAAAATCCAGGCGTAGGAGACCAGTTCCGGGGCCGCGTCGGGGGCCAGGGTCGAGATTGGAAAGGTGACGTCGGGGAATTGGTTGAAGAGTTCGTGATAATCGTGCAGGCTGACTCGCCGGTCGTAAAGGTCGCGGCCACCGGCGACGCCGGCGGGGTAAACGTCGCGTCGAGGGCCGATCATGAGGTCGAAGGGCAAACGATAGTCGCGGCAGAACTGGGCGAGGGTCCAGAACACGGTTTGCTGAACCAACCGCGCTTCGTCGGGACGCAGTTCCAGACCATGCAGGGCGCGACGGATCGGGGTCGCGGCGCGGGTGACGTCGGGCGCGACGGCCTGGAAGTCGGGCGGCAGACTGATGGCGCAGGCGCGTGCTCCCTTGGAGACGAACCGATCGAACAGCACGCCGAGGGCGTTCTTGAGTCCCTCAATGTCCTCGACCGGCAGGTTGGTCGTGTTGCGCAGACGCTCGCTGGTGGTGGGGCGATCGAGCTTGAGCACCAGGTCGTCGGTGCGTAGGCAGGGAACATATCGAGAGGTATCCCAACCTTCGAGGGGGTCGTCGAAGTCATTGGTGAGGAAAACGGCTTCGAGTCCGGTGGTGGTCCAAACCCGGTCGTCCCAGGCATTGGCCTCGGCGGGCGACTCCTTGAGGGCGTGGTCGTAGAGGAGGTCGATGGTGTCGGGGCCGATCGGAGCGTGAACGTCGTCGAAGCCGTGAAAGACCCGGGCGATCTCGGTTAACCAGGAGAATTGCACGGTGTTGTCAATGCGATCGAGCCAACCGGCCAGGTTGCGGGAACGCTGGCGGGGATCGAGCGCCGGATCGACCAATTCGGCGGGCATTCCGGCCGAATGGGCGAGTTCGGTGTAGTAGTGATAGCCCAGGATTTCGTCGAAACGCCGGGCCGCCGGCGCGTGGGGGTTGATGTGGGAGTGGGGGTCGTAGATCGGCCAGGAGGCGATCACCTCAAACAAGCGCCGAGTCAAAGCGTCTGAAATGGTGTCGGCGTGGAGAAGGGCGGCGGACATCACAGTGGGACTCCGATCGAGAGGCTCCCTGGGATGGTGGGAGCGTGGTTGCTCAAAAACCCTCGCAAGACGAGGTGGGGACGATCCGACATAATCGGAAGGTTCGGTTTTGGCCAAATCCATTCAAATCCGGCGGGCGGAATATAATGCGTTTGATGCGGTTCGGCTTGCTTGCGGTGAACTTGCGGTGAACAATCCCCCACGGGCAACAGTGCGCTGAGGGAATGCGTCAGGTGCGTTTGAATCCCGGAATCCCTTCTGATCCAGCAGTTCTCGCCGCTTTGGAATATTTTAATCAATCGATTTGAAATCACGATCCTGGAACCGGTCAAAGGAATCACAAACGCTCCCTTTGGATTATGATCCATTCAGGATGTTCTTGGGCGGATCTCCTTCAGAAAAAGGATTCAATCGTACAAGTATAAACGTCTTTCAAATATTTGAAGTTTGAACAATTTTGGGTCTAAATAGAATCACTCGATATATCCTAGTCCCCGTAGACGCTCCTTGACCAGTTCATCCTCGTCGGGGTCGGCGGCAGGAGACTGGGCCAGGGTTTCCTGGAGCGTGGCGATCCAGCTGATCAGGGAGGCAGGCTCAAGGGTCTCGGTGGGCGGGTTCGAATTGGCATAACCGGGAGGCGTCACCACGAGGAAGACGCCGCCTTGGGGGGAACCAGCGATCACCAGCGCCAGGACGTTGCCCCGAGGGCCGCTGCCCGATTGAAACGCGCTCAGCAGTTCGGTGATAGCTCCGTCGATCCGGTCGGGAGCGGCGTCGAGTTCGAGGTCGAGGTCGAGGTCGAGCCGGGAGACGGTGGTCCACCGATTCTGGACCAGGTTGGACCAGATGGGGTCGGCGGGGTCGGCGGTGGTTAGTTCACCTGACTGGCCCGAGGCGGCTAGACCGGCTAGTGAGGGCAGCCGGGGGTCGTCGAACAGATCCAGCGGGCGGGACGACTTGAGGGTGATGAACGCCAAATGGGTCATGGGATGAGACTCCGTCCTTCCCACTCGTCAGGAGCGGGGACGCCGAGGGCCTTGGTGATCGTGGGGGCTAGGTCGATCAAGCGTGGAGCTGGTCCGGTCGCCGCTGCGCTGTCGTAGGGGCGGTTCATCGCCAGGAAGCCGGGCACGCGGTCGGGGTCGATCACATGATCGCCGCTCCAGGCGTGGTCGTTGTCTTGGAAGGTCGCGTCATCGACCCGGCCGGCGGACGACCCCCAGGCCACTCGGTAGCCCGGCGCGAAGTGGACCAGCACATCGCACGCCCGATTGACATAGGGACCCTGGAAGATCGCGTCGCGGCACAAGGCGCGAGTAATCGCGGTTTGGCCGGTTTGGGGGTCGATCAAACCCGTCAGACCAGCCGCGATTCGCTCGGCGAGGTGGGCCGCCTCGTCGGGTGGCACGATCCCCTGCGCTTCGCGGCCTTGCAGGTTGAGGAAGATCGCTCCAAGACCCACTGAGTAAGCCTGGGTATTCGACCAGTCGATCCCTTGAAGGTAGTCGCCCGCGGGGTCGCCGGGAGCGATGTTGGGCTTGGGGGTGAGCAGACCTTGATCCTGCAGCCAGGCGTTGAGTCCCACACCCCGGCGGAAGTCGTCGAAGCCGTGGTCCGACAGGGCGATCACCAGGGTTTGGTCGTCGGCCGCCTCCAGCGCCAGGCCGGCCATCGTGTCGGCCCGTTTATAGGCATCGAGGATCGCCGCGGCTCCTTGTTCGGTGCGGGGACGGCCCCGATGAGCCGGGTGAGCGTCGTCCCAGTAGCGCCAGAAGAGATGTTGAATGCGATCCGGAGTATCGAACAAGCAGAAGATCAGACCTTCGGAGGAACGATTGAGGGCATGGCGCAGCATCGCCTCACGCTCGCGCCAGCAGAGGTCGCATTGGTTGAGGAAGGCGGCTTCGTCGAGTCGGCCGTTGGCGAGGCCGGCGTGGTCTTCGACCATGCCGGTGGTAGCGTAGAGGCCCAGGGTGTCGGCGAGGTCGCCTGCGTATTCGGGCGGCTCGCTAATAGGGAACAACGGGCTGTGGGGGTCGAAGTTGACCGGCGAGGCGTAGAGACGCACTGGCGGGTCGTTTCGTTCCAGACGCCAGCGCACGATGCCCCGGGTCGAACGGAGCAGGCCGGCTTTAAACTTCACCCGGGTCCAGCCGCTCCACACGCCGGGTTCCAAGGCGACCGGACCGCCTTCGACGCCTTCCAACAGCAGGCCGGGGCCGTCGGATCGGGGCTTGAGTTTGATTTCGCGAACCAGGTCGCCCTTGGCGTCGCGGGGACCGATCAAGCTGCCCACGAGTTCACCGTTGGGCTTGCGTTCCAAACGAACGACCCGCTCGCTCTCAAGCGCCCGCACCTCGGGTTCTTCGGTGAAGAAGGTGGCAGTGCCGAAGCCTCCCCGGAGGTCGGGCACGCCTAGACCCGAGAGCAGACGAATTTGGCCCTGGCCGGGGTCGGGTGGATAGGCGCAGGGGGGACGGAGAACTTGCGAAGGGATGCCCGCCCGCGCAAGAACCGACCAGACCGGATCGCCGCCGCGCAGGTTGACCACCCTGGGTGGCAGCAAGGGGTTGGGACGTTCATAGCGGTTCAGCGCCATATCGACCCGATGGCTGGCCGGGTCGCGGGTCAGGAAGTCGAAGATGCCGTGGCCGCCGGGGTTGCGGCTGGTGGCGAAGCTCGACCAGGCCACCGGAGTTTGCGCAGGGGCGGTGGTGGCCACGGTGGAGAAGCCGCCGCGTCGGCGAAGTTCGGCGAGGTGAGGCAATTCACCGCGTCCTTGAAACTCCTCGATCAAGCGGGGCGACAAGCCGTCAAGACCGATCACAATGACGCGGCGAACGAAGCGCGTGGAACTCATTGATCCCGATTCAAGCGGAACACTCGACGCAGCAGGGTCTTGGCCATCACCAACGCCGAACGTCCCAGCAGAAGGGCCCCGCCCAGGACGGTCGCTAGCGCCGAGGCCAGCGGCATCGTGGTTTCGGGACCGAAATAGGAGAACACGATGAACGATGACATGAGACACCCCTTGGGCGAGTCCGTTGAAACGGTGGTCCCCATGAAGAACATCCGCGCCGGATCAAACAAACGATTGGCACCATGACCATTTCCAGGTCGCGGGATCACCGGGGCGAACGGGGGTGGGGTGTCTCAAGCGTGATGGCCGGTGTCGCAGCGACGGTCTGAGACTACCAGGCAGGAGCCGATCGAGCAACCGGAAGACACGCGAGGGAACCACATAGGGAACCCGGCACAGCGGATGAACGGCGATCGTATCTTGGGTCCTCCATCGTCGCCTCCCGGCGGTTAGCTTCAACCGACCTTAAGCACGAGCCACCTGGGCAAGTCGGGTCGAATCGATCAAAACAGCTGGTTGGTCAAGTTCGATCCGACTCCCAGGCGGTCCAAGGGTGGCGCAAGAGGGGAAATTCATTGCATCAGGGGGACAGCTTGTCCGGCTCGTCGTGCCGCGCTGGTCAAGCGAGGGGTAGGGAGGCCAATCCCCCAGTGGGACACCTCAATCGTTCAATCGTTGGCACCGTTTTGGCGGAACATCGGGTGTTGCCGATCGCCCCGCGAAAGCATGAAGGCCATGAGGTCGAGGATCTCCTCCTGGGTAAGGGTGTTGAGCAGACCCTCGGGCATCATCGAGATCGGTGATGGCAGGATCTCCTCGATCGCCGACCGCTTGATCGACACCATCGCGTCGGGGTTGAGCATGTCGGTGTTGATCATCAGATTCTCGTTGTTAAGATTGACGATCCGCCCTGTGACCACTCGACCGTCATCGACCAGGATTTGGACGGCCTCATATTGGTCGGAGATGGTTTTGCTGGGGTGGATGATCGACTCCAGCAAGTCTCGGGGGGAGAATCGGTTGGCAATGGTGGTCAAGTCGGGACCGGTTGAACCGCCGTCGTCGCCGAAGCGGTGGCAAGAGTAGCAGTTGGCCGCGGCGAACATCAAGCGGCCTTGGTCGTAGTTGCGGCCTTTGGCTAACGCCTCGCCGCTCACCAGGGGCTCAAGCTCCTCCAGGGTCCACTCCTTGACGAAGGGGCGTGAGGGCAGCACTTCGGCGACCACCTCTGGCTTGGCCTCCAGGATCGGCTGCAGTTTGGCCTTCTGCTCTTCGGACAGGTTGGCGACCGCTTCGGCTTTGATGTTGCGGATGAACCCAACCAGGCTGTGCCCCCCCTTATAGGTGGACGCCTTCACGAACCAACGGAAGTAACGTTCCCGCAACTCGTCGGTCCAACCCACCTGGGCGACCCGTAGCGCCAAAGCGTAGTCGATCTGCTCCTCCTGGGTGGGGGCTTTCTCCATCAGGTCGATTGTCTTGGCGACCACGTCGTCGGACTGAAGGTACACCAGAAGTTTGCTCAGTTCCGAGTCGAGCCGCCGCGAGCCAGCGGGATACAGGTCGTTGAGCCGATCGGCCACCGTTTCCCGAATGTGGGAGGGCGGTTCGCCCTGGCGGATGAAGCTCAGGCCAAGAATGCGGAGCGCCTGGATCTTTTGATCCTCGGTCGTCAGGTCCAGCGAAAGCCGGTCCAACGCATGCAGCAGAGGCTCCTGGTATTGTTGACCACCCTGGCGGGCCAAGGCCAGCAGCGCTGTCAACGCCCCTTGAATGCGTGGTTCGTTCAGAGCGCGGTCGGCCCAAGTTTCGACCGGCTGCGACTCGACCGCCAGACGAGCGGCGTAACGCAGGAAGCGGTCAGGGGAATCCAGGAACGGCCAGGCAGTTTCGACCGCCTTGGGATCGACTACCCCGTGGAACGCCTCGAGCGCCCGGCGTTGAGCGCGGGCTTCGGAGCCGGCGTCGGGGGTGGGTTGAGTCGTGACCGGTGTGGTGTCCTCCGAGCCGACGTAGCGCACCCGATAGAGTCCCGAGGTGGTGCGGCGGCCACCCAGGGTGAAATAGATCGCGCCGTCTTGGGGACGCACCACGATGTCGGTCAACGCCAGGGGTTGGCCAGTGACGAACTCCTCGGCGACCGCGTCATAGCTGGAGCCGTTAGGGGTCAGATGGACCGCGTAGAGCTTGCCGTAGCTCCAGTCGCAGATGAACAGCGCTTCTTGGTATTTGGACGGGAACTTGGCCCCATAACCAAAGACCACGCCGGTGGGAGAGCCTGGACCAATGTTGAGAATGGCGGGCAGCGAGTCGGGGTAGTCGGGCGGCCACTTGCCGGTGCCCGAACGCCAGCCGAATTCCGAGCCGCCAGTGGCGTGGTTGACTCGCGTGGGACGATACCAGGGGGTGTTCATGTCCCACTCCATGTCGGAGTCGTAGGTGAACAGTTCCCCATCTTTGTTGTAGGCAGCGTCGTAGGGGTTGCGGTATCCTGAGGAGATCAGGGTCCATTCCTTGCCGTCGGGCGAGACGCGGGCGATCCAGCCGCCGGGAGCCAGGCGTCCCACGGCGTGGCCGCTGGCGTCCCACATCCGGGGTAGCAGTTGGTCCTCGCCCCAGTTGGATGGCAGCATGGTGCGGTCGAACTCGGTGATGTCGGTGTGGTTGCCCGCCACGATTGTCAGACTTTGGCCGTCAGGCGACAACACGATAGCATGCGGGCCGTGTTCGCCCGATCCCTTCAGAGGACGCAGCAATTCCACCTCGTCGAATTGGTCATCACCGTCGGTGTCACGCGCCCGGTAAAGGCCAGTCACGTTACCCTGACGCCCTTCAGAGACCATCACGTAAAGACTGTCGAAGGCGTACAACAAACCATGCGCGCTGCCGATGTCGATCGCTAGCGGCTCCACCGTCGGTGGTTGGTCCTCCTGGTCCGAAAGCGTGATCCGGTAGAGCTTGCCGTACTGGTCCGAGGTAATCAGCCGGCCTTGGGGGTCCAGCGTCATGCTCACCCAGGAACCCTGTTCGGGCGGGACGGCGTAGATCAGCTTGACCTCGAAATCCTTAAGGGTCTTGAAGTTCGCGGCCGCATCGTTCAGCTTGGAACGGACCGCGGACGGTTCATCATCGCCCCGCGTCGGCGAGGATGGGCCAACCCACGCGGCAAGCGCCACGCCTGCGACCAACAACGCGGTCGGACGGATTGCTAAGTGAACGCATTCCAACATCAGAGGATGTTCCTTATTCATCAAACGCGGGCGGGAGGAGAGGAGAAGGCGGGCGGGGGGCACGAGGCCCAACTCAACCAATTCTGCCGGACCTCCCGATCAGATTGCAAGGGAAGGCCCGACAAACTCCGATGCGTGGGCGGTTCTCCGGTTCGAGATCGGGCGGGGGCGCTCAACGCCGATTGGAGCGGCGCTGGCTAGGGGAGTGGGATCGAGGAGGATCGAGGCGGGTGATCGTGACGAAAAACGCGCTACGGGTCCGATCGTCGGGAGCAGTCAGGGGAGTTTCGAGCCGCTGGGCACCGACCGCTTCGATCCCATCCCACTCAAGGATGGCTGCCGAATCGTCCGTTTTCAAGTCGATCGTCGCCCAGGACGCGCCACAGACCACTCGCGCGGTCGTCGTCCCCGAGGGAACCGGCCGATTGCGAGAAACCGGACAGGACCGCAACACGACGCGACAGTGGCCCGCGCGTTCGACGTTGCCCGCCTACCAACCTTGGACGTTCCACGGGTCGCGCTCGAACAGGATTTGGTCCCAGGGGACCTCGGGATCGTGCCAGTCGTGGCAAGTGAGCGTTGCGACAGAGCACGCGGCCCAACTGAGGGGGAACCTGACCAGGCCTTCGCGTGTCTGGCGCGTCGAGACGGCGTTCCACCATTCAAGATAGGCGCGCCGCAGCGTTTCGACGAGTTGGGGATGATCAGCCGCGAGGTCGTGGGTCTGCGACGGATCGTCGTCCAGGTTGTCGAGTTCATCCCGGTTGACGAGTCGCCAATGTCTCTG encodes:
- a CDS encoding glucuronate isomerase; its protein translation is MSAALLHADTISDALTRRLFEVIASWPIYDPHSHINPHAPAARRFDEILGYHYYTELAHSAGMPAELVDPALDPRQRSRNLAGWLDRIDNTVQFSWLTEIARVFHGFDDVHAPIGPDTIDLLYDHALKESPAEANAWDDRVWTTTGLEAVFLTNDFDDPLEGWDTSRYVPCLRTDDLVLKLDRPTTSERLRNTTNLPVEDIEGLKNALGVLFDRFVSKGARACAISLPPDFQAVAPDVTRAATPIRRALHGLELRPDEARLVQQTVFWTLAQFCRDYRLPFDLMIGPRRDVYPAGVAGGRDLYDRRVSLHDYHELFNQFPDVTFPISTLAPDAAPELVSYAWIFPNVVAMGHWWYSNLPAFIATDLRAKLQAVPQTKIVGYYSDAYKLEFILPKFRMFQRVLAEVLAEDWVRGRGWSEERALGLAERIMRTNPKRLFARGE
- a CDS encoding c-type cytochrome, whose translation is MLECVHLAIRPTALLVAGVALAAWVGPSSPTRGDDEPSAVRSKLNDAAANFKTLKDFEVKLIYAVPPEQGSWVSMTLDPQGRLITSDQYGKLYRITLSDQEDQPPTVEPLAIDIGSAHGLLYAFDSLYVMVSEGRQGNVTGLYRARDTDGDDQFDEVELLRPLKGSGEHGPHAIVLSPDGQSLTIVAGNHTDITEFDRTMLPSNWGEDQLLPRMWDASGHAVGRLAPGGWIARVSPDGKEWTLISSGYRNPYDAAYNKDGELFTYDSDMEWDMNTPWYRPTRVNHATGGSEFGWRSGTGKWPPDYPDSLPAILNIGPGSPTGVVFGYGAKFPSKYQEALFICDWSYGKLYAVHLTPNGSSYDAVAEEFVTGQPLALTDIVVRPQDGAIYFTLGGRRTTSGLYRVRYVGSEDTTPVTTQPTPDAGSEARAQRRALEAFHGVVDPKAVETAWPFLDSPDRFLRYAARLAVESQPVETWADRALNEPRIQGALTALLALARQGGQQYQEPLLHALDRLSLDLTTEDQKIQALRILGLSFIRQGEPPSHIRETVADRLNDLYPAGSRRLDSELSKLLVYLQSDDVVAKTIDLMEKAPTQEEQIDYALALRVAQVGWTDELRERYFRWFVKASTYKGGHSLVGFIRNIKAEAVANLSEEQKAKLQPILEAKPEVVAEVLPSRPFVKEWTLEELEPLVSGEALAKGRNYDQGRLMFAAANCYSCHRFGDDGGSTGPDLTTIANRFSPRDLLESIIHPSKTISDQYEAVQILVDDGRVVTGRIVNLNNENLMINTDMLNPDAMVSIKRSAIEEILPSPISMMPEGLLNTLTQEEILDLMAFMLSRGDRQHPMFRQNGAND
- a CDS encoding alkaline phosphatase family protein, yielding MSSTRFVRRVIVIGLDGLSPRLIEEFQGRGELPHLAELRRRGGFSTVATTAPAQTPVAWSSFATSRNPGGHGIFDFLTRDPASHRVDMALNRYERPNPLLPPRVVNLRGGDPVWSVLARAGIPSQVLRPPCAYPPDPGQGQIRLLSGLGVPDLRGGFGTATFFTEEPEVRALESERVVRLERKPNGELVGSLIGPRDAKGDLVREIKLKPRSDGPGLLLEGVEGGPVALEPGVWSGWTRVKFKAGLLRSTRGIVRWRLERNDPPVRLYASPVNFDPHSPLFPISEPPEYAGDLADTLGLYATTGMVEDHAGLANGRLDEAAFLNQCDLCWREREAMLRHALNRSSEGLIFCLFDTPDRIQHLFWRYWDDAHPAHRGRPRTEQGAAAILDAYKRADTMAGLALEAADDQTLVIALSDHGFDDFRRGVGLNAWLQDQGLLTPKPNIAPGDPAGDYLQGIDWSNTQAYSVGLGAIFLNLQGREAQGIVPPDEAAHLAERIAAGLTGLIDPQTGQTAITRALCRDAIFQGPYVNRACDVLVHFAPGYRVAWGSSAGRVDDATFQDNDHAWSGDHVIDPDRVPGFLAMNRPYDSAAATGPAPRLIDLAPTITKALGVPAPDEWEGRSLIP